Genomic window (Aquila chrysaetos chrysaetos chromosome 22, bAquChr1.4, whole genome shotgun sequence):
TTTGCATCTTTCAAACGGTGTGATTAGTTTAACTCAGTAGTGTTGGTTCAGAGTGTGATTTGAATGCTGTTGTGATGATAGAGTTTGTGCAAATTCCTGATTTTCCTTGTTCTTGCTCAATTCAGGACTTCCCTATTCTGTGTCAGACATGTCTTGGAGAAAACCCATATATTCGAATGGTATGTGCCTGTTTGACTGTGCagtcttttcctctgtgttgGCCCTAGaactgttgggttttggggACTAAAATAAGCCTGGTTACAGGAGGAGATGTTGAGGTGGACGTGCCCTCCTAATTAGTTGGTTCTGCACAACAGGATTTGGTTCCAGCCATTGTTGGTATGTGGTATCGTGGCATTAAGTATGTGATTTAAGAATAAATCAGTCAAAAAGGAGAACAAGATGATCCAGTTCAATGTCTAGAGTGCAGGACATAgtagaaaacaaagctttggtACTGGTAAATCGTGCAACACAGAGAACAGTGAGgtgctgaaatattaaatagcTTGGCACAATTTCTAAAATGAGAAGACTATGCCCCtgtaaaaataagttaaaactGTCTTATGAAGGCTGCCTGATGATAATTTAAATCCTTCTTTGTTTACCTGGGTTTCCTCCGTGCAGGATGAGTCAGTCCATTTTaagttgcttttctctctgctcagtCCAGTTGCCTATGACCTACATTTACAttatctttccttcacttttctATTCCACCAAGTTTGCCGAGAGAGATcacaatatttttgtgaaatataACACTACTGCTGGTATAGGTGATGTTTCAAAACCTGCTTATTTTCATGGACTTATTTCACGTATCATcatctttgcttaaaaatagcTATTAATATTCCATTTCATTCTCGCCTTTCATCAGTACATGAGGTGGGACTTAATGgtactgtgtttttaatgaatgtttctaaaacaaaaatggatTGAGAGTTTTTTAGGATTCTTTTTGTCCTGTTGACCTGCCAAGGTGTGAGCCCAAAACACAGGGGTGGGTGAGTCTAAATGCAGCATAACTAGGAAGAAAGCACTGTGCTTTATAGCATCAGTGATATGATTCATGTTTTATGTTGAATTGatgatatttcatattttcttttattgtttttgatttatatttcagaccaaagaaaaatatggaaaagaatGCAAGGTATGTTTGTTGTCTAAAAGAATGAACGTCTAAATTGGCGCACATCTTGGAGTAATcgattttaatgttaaaaaaccTGTCAGCTTCAGGAAAGTGCTTATCTGGGTTAACaacttaaaatgtttatgtaaCTATAAATTTTTAGGTCAGTCTACTGTGTGCTTTGTTAGACAAAGTCAGTtggtcttaaaaaaattaagtaaaattatTGAAGACTATTCAGACAGACTTAGGATTTGCTCATGTGTATCAGAATTAGGTTTTGCAAATATTGTTGTACTATATTTGaaggtatttcagcattttaaatgatcttattttctcttgcaagttttggtttgggtttttttttgactcGTAAGTGGTGCATAAATAATTGGAGTTTAGGTTTTGCCATGAATATGTTATTCATGGCTATGTGGTGATTTGTCTTAGCTGTCTAAGAAATAAGCCACGTTTATTTCTGAGAGAGCAAGAAATATGTAGTGTTGTCGTGACTGAGGGAAATTAAAGGAGGGTTTTTTGCCCCTTTTATCAGTTGTCATCTGAGGTAAGGAGAAGGTATGTGTTGAAATCTTGCTTCCCTTCCTCAAACTGTACATGCAGCGGAAGCAGATGCATCATTCCACCAGATAAGATAGAGAGCAGTAGTCGTCTTCTGGACCAAAAGTCTCATAACCTCTCACTGGGCTTGCTGCTATGCTGGTGACTGATCTACAGATAACTGGTAATTTATCTCTAATAGCTCTATACTGACATCACCTGGAATGAAGGAGAATTTCCTTTGAGTAGATCTGCTTTCAGCATTTGGGTtattgtaataaattaaaagaagaagaaaaaaaaccttcctaaAACTTTCTCCTGTCAAAGTAAGGCACCAAAtagaaacaaatgtttcctAAGGTCTGAATCTTAGCACTAAGATGAAGAAGTTGTATTTATGGTTTAAAGAGATTAGATGTGTTTGGACTTCAAGTTGCTGTGCAAGAACCAGAATGGTAACTTCATTGCTGTGTGATAGTGATACAAGCGTTgactttctgtctttcagatttGTGCCAGGCCTTTCACAGTATTCCGCTGGTGCCCTGGTGTTCGTATGCgtttcaagaaaacagaagtatgcCAGACATGCAGCAAGCTGAAGAACGTCTGTCAGACCTGTCTGCTTGACCTGGAATATGGTGTGTACCAAAAAATGTAAACTAGGAGAAGAAGCTGGTCTACTTGCCTGTGAAATGAAAGTTGGtgaaatgtctttaaatgtGTGCATGTAATTGGCACGGTTGTCTCTGGACAGTCTTTGAGAAGAATAACTCTTGATGATCACACCTCTTCTGAGGTTCAGGGGTAGCATGGTATACCTGAGCAGTAGATGAGTTATCCCTGGCTAATGCAGGTTGCAGTAgctatttctgctctttcagctTGTGCTTCATACAGATTTGttggggggttgggtttttttgtttgtttcattctAGGTTTGCCTATTCAAGTCCGGGATGCAGGACTCTCCCTTAAGGATGAAATGCCGAAGTCTGACGTCAATAAAGAGTACTACACCCAAAACATGGAACGAGAGGTAAGAAAGTGTAGTTGTAATCATTCTCTCTGTGTGTGGATGTGTAtaggggaagaaaggggaggaaTGATCTAGCTTATCTTAAAATCATTTGCTTGCTCTGATTCTGTGCATTAGTTTTCAGTGGTGATATATACataattatttgtgttttcactACCGTTTAGATATCCAATTCTGATGGCACTAGACCAGTTGGTGCACTAGGAAAAGCTACTTCCACCAGCGACATGCTGCTGAAGCTGGCTCGGACCACTCCTTACTATAAACGTAACCGTCCTCACATCTGTTCCTTCTGGGTAAAAGGAGAATGCAAGAGGGGAGAAGAGTGTCCCTACAGGTACCGATACAGCTTGAACAGTTAATCTCTTCATCGCGGTCAGATACAGCTCCCCTTGGGGTTTGAAGAGCAGGAAATGCTGCAGTGGACAGGAGACGCACACTGTGATTAGGGTCAGTGTGAAACTTGCATTCAGTTGGCACGCAGGGCCAGTGAATGAATCTTTGTTGTGGCAAGTTCGTTTGTGAGGAATTAGCTGCATGGTGTCGTAGTGTTTTGCTGAAGCAGTGACTCCAGCTCTTCTCTTGCAtagttcattttttcccttcgTGGCGTCAGTCCCCTCAATCAGAGATCTTTGTATTTGAACAAGAGGCCATTTGAAATCCAGCTTTTGTATTTTGTAGTGTTGAATGCTGAGCTGTCAGAAGTGCCATTCATTCAGAACTTGAGGCAGTCCTGGCTGCAATTTAAGTTCTCAGAgctttttgttccattttggCATATTCATGTGAACAGGGTAAAGCATGTAAGTGACCAGGGGCCTTTAGAAGGGAAGGTCGCAGTTATAGTCATTTTAATCTGATGCAGCTGTGACTGGTGTTATGCTTTGTTTGCTGAACTTTAGACATGAGAAACCTACAGATCCAGATGATCCTCTGGCTGATCAGAACATCAAAGATCGTTACTATGGAATTAATGATCCTGTGGCTGATAAACTTCTGAAACGAGCGTCAACCATGCCTCGTCTAGACCCCCCTGATGACAAGACTATTACTACACTGTATGTTGGAGGGCTTGGAGATACTATCACTGAATCAGATCTCAGGTGTGTGGTGAATTTGTATTGCCCTTGCCTTTTTATTTGATGCTTTGATTACTGCTCATCTTCAAGTAAGGAAATCTCtcttgcaaggaaaaaaataaaccaagttttcagttttccttaatGGGGAACTGGTTGGTGGGCAAGTGCAGAGGAGTGCCAGCTTGTTGGAGAACAGATAAACAGGcacatttcaaatgctttgattaaaatttctctctttaaaGATGAGTCATCCTTCTGAGCTGTTGGGGATACTGTGTTACACTTTTTACAAGGAAGTTCTATAGCCTCTCTCTAGCTAGCTGctgagaaaagctgctgcagagtTCTTATTACTCCATAATTGCACAGAGGGGCAAGAGACTTGATTTCTAATGGTTAGTCTGTACTGgtgatggagaaaagaaaggatctGAGCATACCTGTTTCAGCACGTGATGAGATCCTACTCTGCTATGTACCCTGCGGCTAGGAGGAATGGGgtttcataataattttttttttccccacacagaaATCACTTCTACCAGTTTGGGGAGATTCGGACGATAACTGTAGTGCAGAGACAACAGTGTGCTTTCATCCAGTTTGCCACCCGGCAAGCTGCAGAAGTGGCTGCTGAGAAATCCTTCAACAAACTCATTGTCAATGGTCGCAGGCTCAATGTCAAATGGGGAAGGTGAGTGCAGAGGGGGAAGCCTTGAGGATACTGCCACAAGGTTCTTCACTCATTTTATGCGGTCTTGATGAACAGGATTAGATATTATGCTGGAGTAGATACTGATTTGGTAAATAGTTGAGGTCATCttactgtttggttttctttcagcagtggGATCTGGTTTGGAGATTACACAAATTGCACAAACTGTGTAAGGGATTTTCTGGTTGAGGCTTATGGATGAGTTTCTGTGGCTTTGCTTGTAATCT
Coding sequences:
- the RBM22 gene encoding pre-mRNA-splicing factor RBM22 isoform X1, yielding MSTSLGSNTYNRQNWEDADFPILCQTCLGENPYIRMTKEKYGKECKICARPFTVFRWCPGVRMRFKKTEVCQTCSKLKNVCQTCLLDLEYGLPIQVRDAGLSLKDEMPKSDVNKEYYTQNMEREISNSDGTRPVGALGKATSTSDMLLKLARTTPYYKRNRPHICSFWVKGECKRGEECPYRHEKPTDPDDPLADQNIKDRYYGINDPVADKLLKRASTMPRLDPPDDKTITTLYVGGLGDTITESDLRNHFYQFGEIRTITVVQRQQCAFIQFATRQAAEVAAEKSFNKLIVNGRRLNVKWGRSQAARGKEKDKEGTTESGIKLEPVPGLPGALPPPPAAEEEASANYFNLPPSGPPAVVNIALPPPPGIAPPPPPAGFGPHMFHAMGPPPPFMRAPGPIHYPSQDPQRMGAHAGKHSSP
- the RBM22 gene encoding pre-mRNA-splicing factor RBM22 isoform X2, with translation MSTSLGSNTYNRQNWEDADFPILCQTCLGENPYIRMTKEKYGKECKICARPFTVFRWCPGVRMRFKKTEVCQTCSKLKNVCQTCLLDLEYGLPIQVRDAGLSLKDEMPKSDVNKEYYTQNMEREISNSDGTRPVGALGKATSTSDMLLKLARTTPYYKRNRPHICSFWVKGECKRGEECPYRHEKPTDPDDPLADQNIKDRYYGINDPVADKLLKRASTMPRLDPPDDKTITTLYVGGLGDTITESDLRNHFYQFGEIRTITVVQRQQCAFIQFATRQAAEVAAEKSFNKLIVNGRRLNVKWGRSQAARGKEKDKEGTTESGIKLEPVPGLPGALPPPPAAEEEASANYFNLPPSGPPAVVNIALPPPPGIAPPPPPGFGPHMFHAMGPPPPFMRAPGPIHYPSQDPQRMGAHAGKHSSP
- the RBM22 gene encoding pre-mRNA-splicing factor RBM22 isoform X3; the protein is MRFKKTEVCQTCSKLKNVCQTCLLDLEYGLPIQVRDAGLSLKDEMPKSDVNKEYYTQNMEREISNSDGTRPVGALGKATSTSDMLLKLARTTPYYKRNRPHICSFWVKGECKRGEECPYRHEKPTDPDDPLADQNIKDRYYGINDPVADKLLKRASTMPRLDPPDDKTITTLYVGGLGDTITESDLRNHFYQFGEIRTITVVQRQQCAFIQFATRQAAEVAAEKSFNKLIVNGRRLNVKWGRSQAARGKEKDKEGTTESGIKLEPVPGLPGALPPPPAAEEEASANYFNLPPSGPPAVVNIALPPPPGIAPPPPPAGFGPHMFHAMGPPPPFMRAPGPIHYPSQDPQRMGAHAGKHSSP